The window ttcAGGCTAACTGCTCTGCTCGAGTTTGCGGAAGAGAAACTCAAAGTTAACTACGTGTTCCTGTGGTTCCATAAAAGCAGAGAGGATCGATGTaagactttattttttatatacacGTGGAAAATAATCAAACAGGTTTTTATCACTCATGTGTTCCCAGTCAGAACCTCTGaaagctcttcttcttcttccctcacCAGTGTCCATCATCAAGACGTTCCACTACATGGGCTTTGAGATTGTGAAGCCGGGAAACCCCATGGTACCGGCCCGGCCAGACCTGGCCTTCATGGTTTACTCTCTGGAAAACAGCAGCTCAGACGAGGAGTGACTGCCACCGTCTCCTGACACCTCCCTCACCCACCCTcacctccctcccctcccttccctccgCCACCCCCCATAGAAACACACCTTCTACCCGTTTTCATTCAAAACCACCTCCTCACCCTCAGAAATTATTCAGCGCTGACTGGGAGGTgtcacccttttttttttttttccgactTGTAATTGAAGGGGGTGTTTGGGAATAGTAGGATTTCCAATGTGACGTAGACACCCCCGCCTCCCCCCCTTTACTTCCCCCCCGAGGACAACTGCAGATTGGAGAAACTGGGAGCGGCATAGCTTGAACTAAATCGTCACATGCATCTTGggattttggcttttttttttttttttttttcctcctgcttGGTGGTTCCTCTTTCAGCCACATAATTTGTTTGCGCTGCCATCAACAAGACAAACAACTGTTTGACATTCAGGAGAAAGAggtgtttttacattaaaattcaGCATATCTCTCCTCTGACAGcttctaccttttttttttttttatataagaaAAGAGACATTGGTTTGTGTGCAGAGCTGTATACCATGCAAGCTGTGTTGgtaggggtaaaaaaaaaaaaaaaaaaagaggggatCATGGGTTTGGTATgttcaataaaatgttgttttgctttATAATATAGATGGGTGAAAGCCTGATCTGTTGCATTTTAACACTGAAGCGCATGTAAACATTTCTTTTCCTATAATATGTCAAGGCACCAGTCCAGCACACATCAGTCACTCAGCTCTCATCTGCCCAAAACAATCAAGCCACAAATGTGGAAAATCCCCCCGTTTTTTAAGTCTCTCCGGATGAGTCAAAGCTAAGAAGAAGTCTGTGTGTTAAATGACGCCTTCTGTCCTCCTCTGCACAATAATCAGCCTGTCAAGCTGACAGTGTGAGGTATCGACGAGCTGGATAGGACGACGGTTGTTTCACTTTGCAtgtcacacatttattttttttttttaaatgctcatAAGCTAAATAACAGTTAAAACTGCAAGATTGTCAAAGAGGAGCTCCACGTTTTTTCTATTACTTCccattttaaaaattcacagATAATGTTTCACTTCGGTCAAACTTCAGCCctagtttgtgcctctcatgtattGCTGATACATTCAAGTTAAGAGTAAAGCATctggttttgttctgtttttttaaggcacaaaaaaaaaacgcattGATTATTTGAAAAACCCGTAAGATTGTTTaagaaatcaaattaaaaaagtgCACAAAAGTAGTGGTAGATATCACATCATatatcacaaaaacaacacgtaaagacatttaaatacactaTATTAGATGCAACtttgtaaaaggaaaaaaagcaagGAATAAATTACACTTAGTGCTGCTTTGAGGATATTTCCAGAATCCTAAAAGACGGTTCAAACCACCTGGGTGAACAAATCTTGCGTCTGTTGCacgattaaaaaaacatttttaaattgtttccCAAGTCAGTAGCCAGAAATGTCACATCTCCTCGTTGGGTTTTGTACAACGACACAAGAAAAATATCCAATGTAACATCAACATTGACGAATATAACTGTAGATTTTGTTTCGCGTTGTACAAATTGAGCAGGACGTAATGTTTCAGGCTACTGTCTTTGTTTGATTAGGATAATTTATCATACTGCAGAAAATTAGGAGCAAGTGGTGTTTATTGACCTTTCGGGTTTTTCAAACATTgcagtgtatttattttttgggggggaaaaactGATGTTTAGCCTTTGAATGTAATCGTGTTACACAAGAGGCACAAACCGCAGCTAGTTAAGCTTCATTTAACCCCGTTTAGAGTCAGTCAGGGACTCTGCTATCTATCTGGTTGAAAGCACGGGGCTTCATGTGCCTAAAGAGGAGAGTgcaatgttaatattttttactCTTGAGTCTTACTGAGGAATgtgtccattttttttccatacatCACCCCATGCAGACCCCGTACTACGTGAGGAAATGAGCTCATCAGTACAGTCGGGGCACAACAAGAGCACTTCAGGTGATTACTGTATATGCAATTAGATTAAAAAACGCAGGAAGGGTCCTGTACAGGTTGTTCCTTTTTAGGTttgtgggttgtttttttcttttttttttagtactttgaacaaaaaaaaacgccAAAGAATCCATTCTGTGTCTGCTGTCGATTCAAGTCATCCTGAGATTCAGCTAGTATGGTATGTGAAGCAATATTAATCTACATTCCCCATGCCAGCCATACTTCACACCTCGGAGAAACATGATGGTAGTCGTTCCATGTTGGGGTTGGGGAGGCCGCCTTCTTCTGCATGTGTTCAGATCATACTGATTGCTACTGATCAAGCCCTGACTACAAGCTGTTAGGTGTCAATATATGAATTTTTCTCAGAggtatatttttatgtatgtatatttctCTATTGTTTATTGTGATAATGTTAGggggtttattttttgttctcagTGATGTAGTCAGCAAACATTCAATGACAATCCACACTTGTATACTTTGGAAATGTTTgtcttggggaaaaaaacaataaaagttgTTATCTAATCTGGTGTTTTATGTTTGGTTTTTCCTCATGAAAGGCTAACAAATTTAGCTTCAGGCTGTGTGTAAGTTATAGCCACAAAAGTCACATGCTTTCTTGCTCCGGGGCTTAAACTGCTAgctttggtgtgtttttttgcctCTGAAACAAGAAGTGTTGCACTACAGTAAACACATGCAGAGGGAACAACACAGGAAGAACGCCAAGCTtataaaactgagaaagaaGGTATTAAAATAACACCTCGATAGCAGCCAAAACTTGTAAAATAACTGTTAGAAGAGAAGAAACGAAACTGTTTTTTCCCCTCCGATGAAACAGTAGTTGTGAAAAGCTTTTTTGTTTGAGCTGATCGCTGACTCAGGCGCTAATCTCCACCCAGCTCAGCTCCCAGCACATTACAGCTCACCGCTGGCCTCTCGCCAAAGACCGCAACCTCCCAAGTCAGTTGATCTAGAGATCTATTTTCAGCGTCCGGGCCAGGACGGACTCAGCTGAGCTATATCAGCCTCTCTAATACAGCAACCTGTTTTTAAACCTTTGTTGTGTCCTCCTGCGGGGAAAGAAAACCTTTCAGAGAATTAATCAGAGACGGATGTTGCACAAGTTGCTCAACATAATGGACAACAGTGCACACACCATACACAAGCTTGCGGTCAAACAGGATGCTCCTTCAGCTCTGCTGCAATAAGGACTGTTACAGGAGGTCACTATCTATCTAATCTCCAATTCTGAGAAATGGAAACACTCTGACTTTGGTGTCACATCATTAACAAAATACAGAAGACGACACCCGAAAATAGCAAAATTCCCAACGTTAGTCTTCATATTTGACCATTTGACCTCCAAGGCTGCAGCTAGAAATTCTCACTTGTCTTAAAATTGTCTTTTGGCCCCTGCTTGCATGTCAACTGTCAACAAAGTTGTGTCACTAATCCCTCAGACTAAAACACAAGAGGCAGATAGTCCCCTCCTGGCCTTAATCTCATGTTGACTTTATATAAACTCACCTCAGATTGAGGTTTGTAAGTGGTTTCCGCATCAGCAGCAGCGTACACAGCGAGCATTTCTCAGAAACCGCCTATGTATATGTGCCCTTCCCTCTCGGTTTCCAGCGTCCAGTTAGCAGAGTTAAAACCAGCCGGTCGATAGCTAATCCCCCACTAAAGGGACTTAAAAACCTCATTTATacatctgctgctgcagatcAAACTGAAGCCAGAAGATCAGATCAACTGTGAtgaaaaatctgctttttttgtgtgtgttttctaccATACAGACGACTCTGCTGATAATAGTCTCAACACAAGTTCTGTTTTGTGGTggttgttctggagctttcaatcatatcaaaGGATCTTTATCAATGTTTAAGTCGACATGGaccagaagtaaaaaaaaattgaacatcTGCAAACTgtgcaaactccatctgcttaAGAAGATcttgtgatatgattgaaagctccaagAACTCAAAGGTCAAACCGCATGATCTTTATCAGCAGCTCTCACTGAggttttgttaaatattgttttcaagGTCATCAAAATGAACTTAAAACTCAGCTAAACCAAGACGGACTGAAACAAGCAAACATCCGACTCACTCTAAGATGAACATACATATCATTGTGTAATCATGGCCTCCTATTTCATAACAATTTCAAGTATATATTACACAACTCACGCAGAATACATCAAGACCATCTGATATATCCTAGAATGGACGCACATTAACCTTTAATCCTTTATTGATTTCAACTATAAAACATTATCAGTCGTAAAAGCCTCTAAAGTGGACCGAGCTGTTCATTTACAGGGAGATAATCAGTGTTATGACCCCGTTTAGTTACATCATCTCACTGAGATATTTCTTAATCCAGAAGAAATAGATGTCATTTtgacaataaatacattagCTTACaattttgttgatattttcCTAATATTAATATCCTCTAAACCTTCATATGTTGCTCATTTGTTATTACACAAACACTTTCTTTGttgctcctctcggctttaagTTAACATGTTTCATGATTTCTGGCCGCAGTGAGGAAGTGGTTTAGACTGATAATAAGAATGAATTGCAATTTCGTGTTAAcgtcattatttattatcagtTCAGGAAACAGGACAGAGGCAGATGTCTttcaaaaatgttgctgttttacaTGCTGGAGGTTTGTAGATTTGTCCAAAATACTGACAAACACAACTGcaacatatgaaaaaaaaactaaataagaaACAATTCAACAGTCAGTTCAtcatttggattttattttaagaaacaTTAAATGCAAACAACCCTGACGACACAAATTTTTCCATTCGTAAAGCTCACATTCATTCTTCTCTCacgcacacaaaacacagaactAAAGCGTGCACAGGCGACACtacttgtctttctctttctgctccttctctttcttgtctttctcgGCTTTGGCCTCTTCCGCTTCGTGCTTCTTGATCAGCTCCTCGACTTCTTTCAGCTTCAGCACCTTGATGCAGGTCTTGCCGTTCTCGCGGGTCAGGGTGGCGATCTCgactgaaacaaacaaagacacgCGGTGAGTCTTTGTTGACATGTTTCATTTTGCAGAGGAAGATAATGATACTAAGTGTGTTACCATCTAACCTGAGATGTTTACAGTCAATTCCACATCATCAGCTGTCAGTAAACGTTTTGAATGTTGCAAATACAGATAATATCACATGTTTGAGGACAGACTCGTCCCTCACACGGGTGATATTTGTCTTAGACccattaaattgttttttaagaaCATGTTCAAACAACTTTCCTGCGTGCTGATCACCTGAAAGGCCATAAAAACAGGTTGACCAGGTCGTACAAACATCAGCTGATGTCTATCTCGCTCTCTGCTGAGAGTCGTatattaaaaaggaaacaaatgaaGGCCTGTATCTAGATCCGCCAGTGGTTTTTTGATGTCTGTGTCACTTTGTCATAAATCCTCAGTCAGACATGGTGAcacatgatgtaaaaaaaaacaaaaaaaaaaacaaaactaaagcCAACAGATAATGACAGCTTCTATTTGTGgtcctgtttgtttacagtagtTATACAAACTTTCTGCAGGGTTCACTGGTTTACAGTTAAGACCCTTTTAATAccacacagaaaacaatttaataCTTCATactcataataataacaaccaAAGTATGACAGTTTGATGGAAAACCAGCAGGGACGATATGCCCTTgacttatttattattatatcacatttttcCTCTGACAGATAATGGATAGATGGAATAACTTTGAAGATTTTGCCAAGTTCGTTGAGTTCGTTGAAGTCAGTTCAGTGAAGTTTTTGCTAAAGACTTCTGTGAAAGACTTTTTAATACCCTCTAAGGCCTTTTTTGAGGAAACTGAGATCAATACTTTTTAAGACTTTCCAAGACTCGTAAGTACTcttattcatgtgtttcagttGCCGAAATAGTAAACGAGGCTCCTTAAAAAGGAGCAACGCAACAAACTGTAAAGAAATAATTGATGTACTGGTGAACTCGTTAGCAAACAGGTTTCTATCTACATATCAAGGAGACGTGTTGAATCATGACAATACTTTTGgctgcattttgctgtctgtctgctgtttaatGCTAGACTGGTATCATACAGTGGATTTATTATaactgtttcattaaaaaacagctgcctgcgtCTGGAAACAACATTATAaaagcagtgagactgaaccaaaacagtaaaattgtgagccagaaaaccaaaacaatgaactgatatATACTAAAAAGGTCCAAAGAAATGCAGCGacatctttcacattacagTAATTTGACCAATTGTTAGTGTAAAATACTGATTAGTGCATCTTTAAAGATGTAAATGAGAGTTAActtgtaaaatgaaatgaagtcaTTTTGCAGAAAAACTAAATCTTTGCTAGAAGGTTTAATATTCAGTAGCTGTAAAACTAAACTAGAGCTGGTTAATTAGtcaatcaactattttgataattgaataattgttttagtcattgttttatgtaaaaatgcaaaaaaaaatgctggttgcagcttgtgaaatgtgaggatttgaagcctttctgtgtcatacatgataataaattatatatcttcagattttggactgttgatcggacaaaacGAGATATTTGAGGATGACACTATGAGctattttatacatttacagcattttatacacaaaaaatTAACAgcttaattgagaaaataatctgcaatcTACAGCCCTAAAGAAAACTATTTCTCATGTCTAATTTTAGAAAAGACCCATACGTGTACATCTCTCTACATCTCACTCACTACTTAAACCCACACCTTTCTCTGCAGACAGCTTGCTGACGTCCATGGTCTTATTAAGAACTTTAACTGCGAGGGCGAGGGCCGAGGACAGCGTCATCTCTCCCTCCTTGTAGTCCTGCTTCAGCATGGACACAGCGGCCTGtcagtgagagacagaaaataaacatcactctaaaatccaaaaacaacaatacTTCCATGAATTAACGAAGGGacgaaaaataaaaacaggattaaGATGCATCTACGCCTCAGGTGATCCTCTTCACTGGCCGCCATATCTCATCTCTGCATCTGTAAGGCTCAGTGTGTGGAGCAACAACACCGACATTGTCAGGATCAGATGTGTGTTTGCTCACACTAAACGTACTTGCACTCATGTTACAGTGAGGGCCCCGAGTGTTCACACAATGTTCTGTGTGCAGCCCTGTGGAGACCCCCTGAGATTAGCAAAGCCTCCATGAATTGGGATTTACAGAAGTAGCTGCCCCCAAGGGTCAGCAGTAAGTAGGCCAAagcatgtctgtctgttgtgaACGTCCAGTCTTTTTCACAACCACCATGATTAGTAACTGTGCAGCTGCGCCCTCCGGTGTCACTGTCTGGAATAGCAGGTTTATGATcccttaaaggtgcaatatgtaagaattttagtttaaaacattcaaaaattaactaaaattatcaaaagaatgtgaagaaataataaaatgggACCTTCCCCGACTTTCTCGGTTGGTTCCTGGTTTCTTGGTAACAGCCTGTGAACTGATTTCTATGTAAAGAACTCGGGACGGTTTTGCCGggaaaatccaaaggatgtgatGTTTATGCATGCTCGTCCCCCTACAGCACCAGCAGGGTGCAacactagctaacgttagcttagaaATGGAGTCCAATAACGTCCGACCCCGAGCTGGCTTTCTTCCTTTTGGACAGGTAAGCTAACATTACTGACAGGTAAGCTAAATTACTGTGAAATATACTGTGATATTGTGGTTTTAGCTGGCTAATGTCAGTGCCGCTGCTCGCTTGTGCTGACGGGGTGCGagcaacaggatgctgactgcagctcacttaacAGCCAACGGTGTCATTCTTACATATTGTCATAATGTCTTAgctactgcacctttaaatgatCGTACTTTTGcagtatttctgtatttgtctgGTAATTTTCTACAAAGTGAAAATCCAAATAATCAAATGACACACCTACTGTTTTCCCTCTACAATTCAACCTGTTTTAAATAATCTAGTTTTTGGAGTTTCGAAGCACTTACAGCACTGTTGTTTCCGATGCACGTGGCCTTCCAGCCTCCGTAGTTTCCGCTGGGGTCGCTCTGGTACAGCTGGAAGCCGTAGTGTTTATCCCAGCCCATGTAGAGCAGCGAGACTCCAAACGGACGCTTTCCTGTGCGCACAAACACACGTACAGTGACTTTGAAATACAGCTTTAATGCCATTtgataaatatttgaaaaaattaTCCAACCGAGAAGAATTGAAAAGCCTTATTTGGCAACTATACATGATCTCACAGCTGGTCACCTCTGGATTTAAACTCTGCATGTAAATGACTGATGTGTCTCGTGCTGCTTCACTGTACCTCCAAACTGTGTGTAGGCCTGTTTGATGTCACACAGGGCTGTGACCACCTGCTCGCAGGGGATCGGCTCCTGGTACTGCAGCAGGTACCTGCAGCGGCgacaacaacacagaacatCACGACTATATTTGGATTCTGTCCCACTACGAGTCTGTTTGTCTTCCACTAAAAGTTCAGAAGACTGTTGTTGCTGACTGGTAGGCTTCAGTGTGGGATCTCACCTCTGTGCTATGAGCCTCAGCTCATTGGTCAGTACGTTGGCATCTGATGTGATTCCCGCCACGCTGCAGGCCATGTCTCTGTGAGGCGATAGAAGATGTAGGATGAGTGCAAAAACAAGGAGcagtttttatctttaaatgtgATAAAAGCCATTCACTGATACTTGCTTAGAAAAATTAGGGTTCATTAGttacaaataataatacaaaaaagttTGGAATTAAGtcaaaaaaaggtaaaaactcACTCGTTAAGCTTGTAGATTTTCTCTGAGAAAAACACCTCATCCAGCAGCTTGTGGATGTTCCTCCtctcagcagccagcagcacGCCATCGTTGGCTAAAATTCCCAAGCAGGTGCCGGCATGACCAATGGCCTCCATGGCGTACTCAACCTGGTACAGACGACCTGCGGATGACACACAGCGCCGTCAGGATGAAGACTTactgaagaacaaacaacaaacctgCCTGCTGCTGACTTAAAGAAGGAATCACATGCACCTcccaaaaatatctttaaaaactgagagtgaactcaaataaaaaacagatggaAGAATGTAAGTGCTTTCACACAGTTCACAACCTGCTTATTCAACAACTCTTACCTTCTGGTGAGAAGATGGTTGTTCGTGAATCATATCGGCGAGACTGAAAGGAAACAGACCAGAGAGTTACGAGTAAATAAGACGCTGTTGCTGGATCTACTCTAGAGCATTAAGTAAGTTTTCTCTTATAGATGTCAACATTCAactgaaaaatgtgtctttaacCCTATAGAGCTCTTTTGGGGTTGCACTATTTATCAACTTTTGGACACTTTTCTGAAGTCTTTTTCTTGCTGCTGAAAAAGAAGCAAGTGTATGCTGTGAAGCTGACCAGTATAAAGAAATCTGCTTTGTTTGATTACACGTTTCATTGGAAACAGACGTGTGAAATGTCTGATTACTGGTACATTAGTTGCCATAGAGTTTATTGTACAATGGATCAGATTGTGATCTACAGCTACAATATATCATGATTTAGTTGACGAAGTATGTTTTGCAGACCTCACCCTTTTCCCAAGCAGCAACTGTGTTTCCTTTCCAGGAAGTCACCAGCTACCATTTTTGTTTGGATTAGGAAACAGAGTCACAATTTAGAAAAAAGATTATAAATCTTTTTAATTGTGCAGTAGATGGAATATTTTTCCTCCAGGTGGCTGGAAAAGTCTCGAAGGTTCTGGAAATACTTTTAGAGCAATGAGTGTTGTTATACACCCCTCTGGATTTGTCttatgtttatttatctttacaAGAAATTAATGCTTAGTAACAGTAATATATACTGTAAGAGGCACAAACTGGTGCTGGGTGAAGCCTGGGTGACTGTATCACCTGTCATGGAAGGTTTATTTTTATCtcacaacagcagagagagtaAACAGGATGCCACTAATAAATTAGCATCAAACCCTTATTTCTGCTCCAAAAAGCCAAGCTGCACATCATTACTACggataaacattaaaaaaattagtTAACTCACCATGTTTGGAGACTTCGgtcaaaacctggaaaaaaaaatatgaagcaaTAAGTTGTGGTGGAAGAAGCATTCAAATCCTTTATTagagtaaaagtaccaacacagcaatgtaaatATTCTCCTTTACAAGTAACAATCCTGCATGAAAactcctacttaagtaaaagtacataagtattagcagcaaaatgtagttaaaagtaaaagtagtggtttggtccctctgactgaaatattattatatatgacataattagattattaatactgaagcatcagtgttagagcagcatgttactgttgtagctgctggaggtggagctagtttcaactactttatatacagttagctagtttagtccagtggttcccaacctaggggtcgggctcctccaaagggtcaccagataaatctgaggggtcgtgagatgattaacgggagaggaaagaagaaaaaacaaagttctgatacacaaatctgttttcagtctttggacgttttctctaatctttgatttttggtgaaatattggatcatttgaacatttattgaaatgaaaccatgtgagaagtttagagggaaaaatcactatttggtggagctgttaacaactcatagacatctgaaatgtaaccccgactacacactgctttttgtaagacgtcaaaaaggttggaaaccactggtttcatctttaacaatgtgttgtattttaaaagcttgttatattatccattgtgtcaaatcttcatctgaaaagtaacgttaactaaagttgtcaaataaatgtagtggagtagaaagtacaatactttctgaaatgaagaataaattagcatcaaatggaaatactcgggtacaagtacctcaaaataaattgtacttaagtacagttacttgagtaaatgtacttagttactttccaccactggaaatAAGAAGTTTATCTGACAAGTATTCACGTACAAAGTGTAAATTATTGCAGCAAACAGCGAGCAAAGCTGCTTTCTGTtagtgaaagtgaaagagaaacaacTGAACAAGGATAAACTCTGCCGTGTCCAACCAGCTGGTAACCCAACGTGCTTTGAGGTTAGTAATCTTCTGTATTATTGTTAGTTTATGTTGATAGATGTTTAAGTCGTATCGTTTTAGCAGCTAAACTGCTGCCTAACGTTACATGAAGCTAACGTCCGATGAATCAACAAAACTGAAGCCGCCGTTGAGCTTCATGTCTTCACACTGAACCAGAAACTAGTTCTGTGTGTAAatctttcacacacagacacataaatcaGAGTataatgtcaaataaaacagtACTTGTTTATTTGTAAGAATAAAACGCTTACCACCGATGCTGTGAAGGCTTTCTGTAGGGCGCGTTTGATGACGTCACAGTATGGCTCGTCGTGACGACATTTGGCCGCGCgactctttatttatttatttactgaaaaAACAAGCATCAGCATCTAAACAATGATGTGTTAGCTGAAGAAAAGGGGAATATGATATTAATTACGTtcaaaattaattaaactaaGCGTTTCCTGTTATTTTATACTCCACACTGCTTTCAACAAACGCTTTTTTCACCACCAAGCACAATTTAATCTCtctttatattttactgtatttatgcttttatctttttacatttattttttacttgcTCAccttaattgttttttttttctttttattgtatatttccctttttaaagaATTGATTGTACCTTCCATTCACACTTTGGTTATGataaatggaaaatggaaagttattttgttgaattgaagttttggcaaaaatatattaaggctttaaatacattttaaaattacaatattttatatttaaaaatgttgtgtaaCACAACCAAATCATatctatatataatattttctaacattcatgtaaattgtactttttgtaagaataaaacaaaattagggctgcaacagttattttcattactgattaatctgcctattatttt is drawn from Thunnus thynnus chromosome 5, fThuThy2.1, whole genome shotgun sequence and contains these coding sequences:
- the psma4 gene encoding proteasome subunit alpha type-4, with translation MSRRYDSRTTIFSPEGRLYQVEYAMEAIGHAGTCLGILANDGVLLAAERRNIHKLLDEVFFSEKIYKLNEDMACSVAGITSDANVLTNELRLIAQRYLLQYQEPIPCEQVVTALCDIKQAYTQFGGKRPFGVSLLYMGWDKHYGFQLYQSDPSGNYGGWKATCIGNNSAAAVSMLKQDYKEGEMTLSSALALAVKVLNKTMDVSKLSAEKVEIATLTRENGKTCIKVLKLKEVEELIKKHEAEEAKAEKDKKEKEQKEKDK